From Aristaeella lactis, the proteins below share one genomic window:
- a CDS encoding FAD-binding protein, with product MEKNISRRSFLKGAAIGAAGLTVASAGLNLRQAKAEDEIAWDAEYDVVVLGFGGAGANAAVAAYEQGAKVLLAEKAPEGAEGGNTAVSGQFVMSTDDADGLYEYLTTLMGKFQNWDPDAVRAYCEGCVENYAWMTGPMGGDPAIISPTDHPSAGMEAMNKDWKLADGSDGNLTDPYKLGRTDYWYYNWAEFPEIPASKHCLCLTATGSRFDRGYYNLCQEAVKARPIDVWFSAPGKKLITDAEGAVIGVIINKEGSDLKIKVNGGVVLACGGFEHNQEMVSSYLQMPYVHQQGGLYNDGDGIKMALGAGADLWHMSNSAGFTWTHKRPHLDAVSLFSGPNATSGIYVGLGGDRFMDESGATRHGRIYIGGRWISTPMPLPAYLVQDSDQLAAGKKLVSAFSDGYVDELKTGEVLMGETLEDLAEAIRNSEGGKDAPDFSTERFVAAVNAYNKRYDAGEDADYGRPFNTMVPVKKGPFYATKIGPTYFNTQGGPRKNKFSQVINTDGLPIEGLFEAGEMGSIFCDMYNGSGNLGETMVFGRISGTNAAKRAKGEFKSEDTPVTTFVGEIYAPGTTRPASAIAAASENVTGTFKDGEYEGEGNGINGKIKVKVIIKDGKIENVEILEHAETEGLGGVALPQYAAQTVEKQSLDIDVVSGVTVSMNGYKEAVNDALSKAVE from the coding sequence GTGGAAAAAAATATTTCCCGCCGTTCATTCCTGAAGGGTGCCGCCATCGGTGCCGCTGGACTGACGGTTGCCAGCGCCGGCCTGAACCTCCGGCAGGCAAAGGCTGAAGATGAGATTGCATGGGACGCTGAGTATGACGTAGTCGTGCTGGGCTTCGGCGGCGCCGGCGCCAACGCGGCTGTTGCCGCTTACGAACAGGGAGCCAAGGTGCTGCTGGCTGAAAAAGCCCCCGAAGGCGCTGAAGGCGGAAACACTGCGGTTTCCGGCCAGTTCGTTATGTCCACCGACGATGCTGACGGACTGTATGAATACCTGACCACCCTGATGGGCAAATTCCAGAACTGGGATCCGGACGCTGTCCGCGCTTACTGCGAAGGCTGCGTTGAGAACTATGCCTGGATGACCGGCCCCATGGGCGGTGATCCCGCGATCATTTCTCCCACCGACCATCCCTCCGCCGGCATGGAAGCCATGAACAAGGACTGGAAACTGGCTGACGGCAGCGACGGCAACCTGACCGACCCCTACAAGCTGGGCCGGACCGACTACTGGTATTACAACTGGGCTGAGTTCCCGGAAATCCCCGCCAGCAAACACTGCCTGTGCCTGACCGCTACCGGTTCCCGCTTCGACCGCGGCTATTACAATCTGTGCCAGGAAGCTGTGAAAGCCCGTCCCATCGACGTGTGGTTCTCCGCTCCCGGCAAGAAGCTGATTACCGATGCTGAAGGCGCTGTAATCGGTGTGATCATCAACAAGGAAGGTTCCGACCTGAAGATCAAGGTCAACGGCGGCGTGGTTCTCGCCTGCGGCGGTTTCGAACACAACCAGGAAATGGTTTCCAGCTATCTGCAGATGCCCTATGTACATCAGCAGGGCGGCCTGTATAACGACGGTGACGGGATCAAGATGGCCCTGGGCGCAGGTGCCGACCTGTGGCATATGTCCAACTCCGCCGGCTTTACCTGGACCCACAAGCGGCCTCACCTGGACGCTGTGAGCCTGTTCAGCGGCCCCAACGCCACCAGCGGTATCTACGTCGGCCTCGGCGGCGACCGGTTCATGGATGAATCCGGTGCTACCCGCCACGGCCGTATCTACATCGGCGGCCGCTGGATCTCCACTCCCATGCCCCTGCCTGCTTACCTGGTGCAGGATTCCGATCAGCTGGCTGCCGGTAAGAAGCTGGTCAGCGCCTTCTCTGACGGATATGTGGACGAACTGAAGACCGGTGAAGTCCTGATGGGCGAAACCCTGGAAGACCTGGCAGAAGCGATCCGCAATTCCGAAGGCGGCAAGGACGCTCCCGACTTCAGCACCGAGCGCTTCGTCGCCGCGGTCAACGCTTACAACAAGCGCTATGACGCCGGTGAGGATGCCGACTACGGCCGTCCCTTCAACACCATGGTGCCTGTCAAGAAGGGTCCCTTCTATGCCACCAAGATCGGCCCGACCTACTTCAACACCCAGGGCGGTCCCCGCAAGAACAAGTTCAGTCAGGTTATCAACACCGACGGACTGCCGATCGAAGGCCTCTTCGAAGCTGGTGAGATGGGCTCCATCTTCTGCGATATGTACAACGGCTCTGGCAACCTGGGCGAGACCATGGTCTTCGGCCGCATCTCCGGTACCAACGCTGCCAAGCGCGCCAAGGGCGAGTTCAAGAGCGAAGACACTCCTGTGACCACCTTCGTCGGTGAGATCTACGCGCCCGGCACAACCCGTCCCGCCAGCGCCATCGCTGCCGCTTCCGAGAACGTCACCGGTACCTTCAAGGACGGCGAATACGAAGGCGAAGGCAACGGCATCAACGGCAAGATCAAGGTGAAGGTCATCATCAAGGACGGTAAGATCGAAAACGTCGAAATCCTTGAGCATGCTGAAACTGAAGGCCTCGGCGGTGTTGCGCTGCCGCAGTATGCCGCGCAGACCGTTGAAAAGCAGAGCCTGGACATCGATGTGGTTTCCGGTGTGACCGTTTCCATGAACGGCTACAAGGAAGCTGTCAACGACGCTCTGTCCAAGGCCGTTGAATAA
- a CDS encoding LysR family transcriptional regulator, giving the protein MNTKNLDTFITVTKYNSINAAADALFISSPALQQQINRLEADVGFKLFERSASGIRLTAAGQTFLDGIIRLRSDVESLLTRCRETASLSSCLRVGAILGLQPDLFPRVSGPFFQKYPEIVQKPVMESEDQLFIDLDRGALDVIEYFDCPRAHASGRNFEPLFWEGRDVLMSPGHPLASRKKLTLEDLSGQHIIVYRFDRLPGLREYVEQNYPDIEISEDPRVMDSYTLIRSFEDGHIGLVPPHVGSQFLPLRTVPLEMDMKWPVGFVYREPRSAVLNQFIEVSKEVFSQIIK; this is encoded by the coding sequence ATGAACACAAAGAACCTGGACACCTTCATCACCGTCACAAAATACAACAGCATCAACGCCGCCGCAGACGCCCTGTTTATTTCCTCCCCTGCTCTGCAGCAGCAGATCAACCGTCTGGAAGCCGATGTCGGCTTCAAACTTTTTGAGCGCAGCGCTTCCGGAATCCGCCTGACGGCGGCAGGTCAAACCTTTCTGGACGGGATCATCCGGCTCCGGTCTGATGTGGAGTCGCTGCTGACCCGCTGCCGGGAGACAGCATCCCTCAGCAGCTGTCTGCGCGTCGGGGCCATTCTGGGCCTGCAGCCCGACCTTTTTCCCCGGGTCAGCGGTCCCTTTTTCCAGAAATATCCCGAGATCGTCCAGAAGCCGGTTATGGAAAGTGAAGATCAGCTTTTCATAGACCTGGACCGCGGCGCCCTGGATGTGATTGAATACTTTGACTGTCCCCGGGCTCATGCATCCGGCCGGAATTTTGAACCCCTGTTCTGGGAAGGCCGTGACGTCCTCATGTCCCCCGGCCATCCCCTGGCTTCCAGGAAAAAACTGACCCTGGAGGATCTCAGCGGGCAGCATATCATCGTGTACCGTTTTGACCGCCTTCCCGGTCTCCGGGAATACGTGGAACAGAACTACCCGGACATCGAGATCAGCGAAGACCCCCGTGTCATGGACTCCTACACCCTGATCCGTTCCTTTGAGGACGGTCATATCGGCCTGGTTCCGCCCCACGTCGGTTCACAGTTTCTTCCCCTCAGGACCGTCCCGCTGGAAATGGACATGAAATGGCCGGTTGGTTTTGTATACCGGGAACCCCGTTCCGCCGTCCTGAATCAGTTTATAGAGGTCTCCAAAGAGGTTTTCAGCCAGATCATCAAATGA
- the tatC gene encoding twin-arginine translocase subunit TatC has translation MRKKNQQELQPDQGQNEQEEAQLQGAPLLVHLQALRHVLIVSALAVVIAFFLVFYLAIEKLMAWIIGPIADRGIQIIYTAMSEALVTKFKVAIIAAIILASPVIIWQIWSFIKPALFPKEKKAFRVLFLIALMLFLLGVVFCYLAVYMLAVDFFLVAGDNLATPMLSIDKYVSFLFGFIVPFGLAFQLPVALYLTTRVGWTDYKMLASKRKFVILGIFVFAAILTPPDVVSQLALGLPMILLYEIGIQACRLTRKRERE, from the coding sequence ATGAGAAAAAAGAATCAACAAGAGCTTCAGCCTGATCAGGGACAGAACGAACAGGAAGAAGCGCAGCTGCAGGGCGCACCGCTGCTGGTTCACCTGCAGGCGCTGCGGCATGTGCTGATCGTGTCCGCTTTGGCGGTGGTCATTGCTTTCTTCCTGGTGTTCTACCTGGCGATTGAGAAGCTGATGGCCTGGATCATCGGTCCTATTGCGGACCGGGGGATCCAGATCATTTATACCGCCATGTCCGAAGCGCTGGTCACCAAATTCAAGGTGGCCATCATCGCCGCCATCATTCTGGCTTCGCCGGTGATCATCTGGCAGATCTGGAGCTTTATCAAGCCCGCCCTTTTCCCGAAGGAAAAGAAAGCGTTCCGTGTACTGTTCCTGATCGCCCTGATGCTGTTCCTGCTGGGCGTGGTGTTCTGCTATCTGGCTGTGTACATGCTGGCGGTGGACTTTTTCCTGGTCGCGGGTGACAACCTGGCGACACCGATGCTGTCCATCGACAAATATGTCAGCTTCCTGTTTGGGTTTATTGTTCCTTTCGGACTGGCATTCCAGCTGCCTGTGGCGCTTTATCTCACTACCCGTGTCGGCTGGACCGATTACAAAATGCTGGCTTCCAAACGGAAGTTTGTGATCCTTGGCATTTTCGTATTCGCTGCCATCCTGACTCCGCCGGATGTGGTTTCCCAGCTGGCACTGGGCCTGCCGATGATCCTGCTTTATGAGATCGGGATCCAGGCCTGCAGGCTGACCAGAAAAAGGGAAAGAGAATAA
- a CDS encoding twin-arginine translocase TatA/TatE family subunit: MRLGTTEIILIVVLALVLFGGGKLAGVGKALGKSIKDFKHEVKEDDDKSEEDGEEEKPAQKTTKAKK; encoded by the coding sequence ATGCGTCTGGGAACTACGGAAATCATCCTGATTGTGGTGCTTGCACTGGTACTGTTCGGCGGCGGCAAACTGGCCGGTGTCGGTAAAGCCCTGGGAAAGAGCATCAAGGACTTCAAGCATGAAGTGAAGGAAGATGACGACAAGTCCGAAGAGGACGGGGAAGAGGAAAAGCCTGCTCAGAAAACCACCAAGGCGAAGAAATAA
- the tatB gene encoding Sec-independent protein translocase protein TatB has product MFNIGFSELIVVLLIAFLVVGPKDLPKVARWLGRMVKKLKQLIREVKQETGWDDLEKELKDTKASVTDLKKDLDVTSELKGATADLNKSLNSVKDELHQTGKEIQAETREIEKETMKK; this is encoded by the coding sequence ATGTTCAATATCGGGTTTTCGGAACTGATCGTTGTGCTGCTCATAGCCTTTCTGGTTGTCGGCCCGAAGGACCTGCCGAAGGTGGCCCGCTGGCTGGGCCGGATGGTCAAAAAACTGAAACAGCTGATCCGCGAGGTCAAACAGGAAACCGGATGGGATGACCTGGAAAAGGAACTCAAGGATACAAAGGCATCCGTGACAGACCTGAAAAAAGACCTGGATGTTACGTCTGAACTGAAAGGAGCCACAGCTGACCTGAACAAGAGCCTGAACAGCGTAAAGGACGAACTCCATCAGACAGGGAAAGAGATTCAGGCGGAGACCAGAGAGATTGAAAAAGAGACCATGAAAAAATAA